A genome region from candidate division KSB1 bacterium includes the following:
- the rpiB gene encoding ribose 5-phosphate isomerase B codes for MSKLITERDVIDAHRKQKTELVVAANGIVTPSAQDAAAIRGIRILKKEIAKTSSEPQLSPQVQFSGKIIIGSDHGGFELKEILKDYITELGLEFDDLGTHSTESVDYPDFAYAVAEKVTNDAGLLGIIVDGAGVGSAMAANKVRGIRAASCQDTYTARNSRLHNNANVLTLGSRSLGVDVAKEIVKVWLETRFESGRHKARVDKIMAIEKKLKV; via the coding sequence ATGAGCAAATTGATTACGGAGCGTGATGTAATTGATGCCCATAGAAAGCAGAAAACAGAACTGGTCGTTGCGGCAAACGGCATTGTGACTCCTTCTGCGCAAGACGCGGCCGCTATTCGCGGAATTAGGATTTTAAAAAAAGAAATTGCTAAGACTTCTTCGGAACCTCAACTCTCCCCCCAGGTTCAATTCTCAGGAAAAATAATTATTGGCTCAGATCACGGCGGTTTTGAGCTGAAAGAGATACTCAAAGATTATATAACTGAGTTGGGGTTGGAATTCGATGATTTGGGCACGCATTCAACGGAATCCGTGGACTACCCTGACTTTGCTTATGCAGTTGCTGAAAAAGTTACCAATGACGCGGGATTATTAGGTATCATTGTAGACGGAGCGGGTGTCGGTTCGGCAATGGCAGCGAATAAGGTTCGCGGAATTCGTGCTGCATCGTGCCAGGATACCTACACTGCCAGGAATAGCCGCCTTCATAACAACGCAAATGTCTTAACTCTCGGAAGCAGGTCTCTTGGAGTCGATGTTGCTAAAGAAATCGTAAAAGTCTGGCTTGAAACCCGCTTTGAAAGTGGCCGCCATAAAGCCCGGGTTGATAAAATTATGGCAATTGAAAAAAAACTTAAGGTTTGA
- a CDS encoding molybdopterin molybdotransferase MoeA, whose protein sequence is MIAVKDAIEMTLNEATRLGAAEVDLKDASGYILAEDIFSDIDMPPFEKSSMDGYAFKAADCQNNSTVLDVVGSIPAGVYPDFEIEKGQAAKIMTGAPLPEGADSVQMVEKTQAIGENKVTILEPVPLGRNVARKSEIIKADSKVLSKGTFISPAVAGALATVGKATVSIFKRPKVGILITGDELVEINRKPEAGQIRNSNGYSLHSQVVESGALPELFGIAPDNIEYLNESIELGLEKDVLLISGGVSMGDYDFVEDVMLKHGLKIFYDKVNIKPGKPTVFGRTSETLVFGLPGNPVSASTIFEVIVRPVLRKMMGFSYLHNVKTKATFEKKYATKTKRENYQLAWTFLRDNFFCTTAIQSKGSADVVAFAKSNSYLITTHEKQEFNPGDTVDVMLRPEFWKSGGIQGLVN, encoded by the coding sequence ATGATCGCTGTAAAAGATGCAATTGAGATGACATTAAACGAGGCCACCCGGTTAGGTGCTGCGGAGGTTGATCTCAAAGATGCATCAGGTTACATCCTGGCTGAAGATATTTTTTCCGATATCGACATGCCTCCTTTTGAAAAATCTTCAATGGATGGTTATGCGTTTAAAGCCGCTGATTGTCAAAATAATTCGACGGTTTTAGACGTAGTGGGTTCTATCCCCGCCGGAGTCTATCCAGATTTTGAAATCGAAAAAGGACAGGCAGCTAAGATTATGACGGGTGCACCGCTGCCGGAAGGTGCCGATAGCGTCCAGATGGTTGAGAAAACTCAAGCCATCGGCGAAAATAAGGTTACAATTTTAGAACCGGTTCCGTTAGGAAGAAACGTCGCCAGAAAAAGTGAGATCATTAAAGCAGACTCTAAGGTGCTCTCAAAAGGAACATTTATTAGTCCGGCCGTCGCCGGTGCCCTGGCAACTGTAGGTAAAGCAACGGTCAGCATTTTTAAGAGACCGAAAGTCGGCATTCTGATTACCGGCGACGAACTGGTCGAAATTAATAGAAAGCCAGAAGCCGGCCAAATCAGAAATAGCAACGGTTATTCGCTACATAGTCAGGTGGTTGAGTCTGGGGCATTGCCTGAGCTGTTCGGAATAGCGCCGGATAATATTGAGTATTTAAATGAAAGCATTGAGCTTGGATTAGAAAAAGATGTGCTGTTGATTTCCGGCGGTGTTTCTATGGGAGATTATGATTTTGTCGAAGATGTTATGCTGAAACATGGTTTAAAAATATTTTATGACAAGGTTAATATCAAACCGGGAAAGCCAACGGTTTTTGGCCGAACCTCCGAGACACTCGTTTTCGGTTTGCCGGGGAATCCGGTTTCGGCCAGCACCATTTTCGAAGTTATCGTCCGGCCTGTCCTGCGTAAGATGATGGGGTTTTCATATTTACACAATGTCAAAACGAAGGCCACATTTGAAAAAAAATATGCCACCAAAACTAAGCGAGAGAACTATCAGCTGGCCTGGACTTTTTTACGAGACAATTTTTTTTGTACAACTGCCATTCAATCGAAGGGCTCTGCAGATGTAGTAGCGTTTGCAAAAAGTAATTCATATTTGATTACCACTCACGAAAAACAAGAATTTAACCCGGGCGATACGGTTGATGTGATGTTGCGTCCTGAATTCTGGAAAAGTGGTGGGATTCAAGGCTTGGTAAATTAA
- a CDS encoding tetratricopeptide repeat protein, which yields MDFTVILIFVVLSAITALMMIFVFRKRSAAGLEDASSDYAEGLNLLLAGDTEKALKKFKEAVTKNSQNIDAYLKIGDILRESGQFDRAVNVHKYLTVRTTLTAKQKREIYQSLVMDYQAAQEYDKAFDVLGKIISEDKNNTWAHEMKLKLYEQKEEWEDAFQVYKNLKKISKEFKNGRLALYKVQEGLKLSKNGKEKDAQARFRDAIKIDSQSPPAYIYLADSYRNEDRKEDALKVLKQFVEKVPSQSFLAFELIKELLYEGGVYGEIENFYLEIINSQPDNHEAKLALAENYKKKGEIEKAVNLCSSILESDPSNKAAKQYLIRLYHHTGQKDEALNLAIELIEASSKHKEKFRCSKCRHESDKPFWRCPGCFEWETAIQN from the coding sequence ATGGATTTCACCGTAATTTTAATTTTTGTGGTTTTGAGTGCTATTACGGCGCTGATGATGATTTTTGTTTTCAGAAAGAGATCCGCTGCCGGCCTCGAAGATGCATCTTCGGATTATGCAGAAGGCCTGAATTTACTTTTGGCAGGCGACACGGAAAAGGCCTTGAAAAAATTCAAAGAGGCCGTTACAAAGAATAGCCAGAATATTGACGCTTACTTAAAAATTGGTGATATTCTTCGGGAATCGGGTCAATTCGATCGCGCTGTAAACGTCCACAAATATTTGACTGTTCGTACCACACTAACTGCGAAGCAGAAGAGGGAAATTTATCAAAGTTTGGTAATGGATTATCAAGCTGCGCAGGAATACGATAAAGCTTTTGATGTGTTGGGCAAAATTATTTCTGAGGATAAGAATAACACCTGGGCTCATGAAATGAAGTTAAAGCTTTACGAGCAAAAAGAAGAATGGGAGGATGCCTTTCAGGTTTACAAAAATCTCAAAAAAATAAGCAAGGAATTTAAAAACGGTAGATTGGCACTTTACAAAGTTCAGGAAGGGTTGAAGTTGAGTAAGAATGGCAAAGAAAAAGATGCCCAAGCTCGATTTCGCGACGCCATCAAAATTGATTCCCAAAGCCCTCCTGCCTATATTTACCTTGCCGACTCTTATCGGAATGAAGATCGAAAAGAGGATGCGCTAAAAGTTTTGAAGCAATTCGTGGAAAAGGTACCTTCACAATCTTTTCTGGCGTTCGAGCTTATAAAAGAGTTGCTTTATGAGGGTGGCGTTTACGGTGAAATCGAAAATTTTTACCTTGAAATAATCAACAGCCAGCCGGATAACCATGAAGCTAAATTAGCGCTTGCGGAAAATTATAAGAAAAAAGGTGAAATCGAAAAAGCCGTTAATCTATGTTCGAGTATTTTGGAAAGCGACCCCTCAAATAAAGCGGCGAAACAATATTTGATCCGCCTTTATCATCATACTGGCCAAAAAGATGAAGCCCTGAATTTAGCCATAGAGTTAATCGAAGCATCTTCAAAACACAAGGAGAAGTTCAGATGTAGTAAGTGTCGGCATGAATCTGACAAGCCATTTTGGAGGTGCCCCGGCTGTTTTGAATGGGAGACAGCAATTCAAAATTAA
- a CDS encoding N-acetylmuramoyl-L-alanine amidase produces the protein MLKIKYLIFFLILLPFQARAQLTVDVVYPRQEQVVNASDSTFIFGSASDPTARVFVNNLPIRMYPNGAFIGVVPVTPGDFSFRCVAKTQSDSAEVVINVVIPTYLTTSPDDTIAIDSTYFLPSQYIELRAGDYFEVAFKGTPGLTGSFTIPGVIENAEMVEAPPRKGHDWGESVFGVGKSSPLPEVAGIYRGGFFIKQGIEIDTAEVAFELRGTNGINATAIAPGRLTVRIDTIPNIAVLTEELTVARAGAGLGYQMFLPDGVKLWITGKKGAYYRAHLNSLEDIWVPEGNLRFLSSGTPIPSSTIELVRSRSMDRKVKVTFHLRERLPFKITQLNDPSALVVSIYGAISNTDWIRYDFDDPMIREMSWSQPANGVYEVKILLDQKQQWGYNPYYDETNLEVEIKRPPTKFSLKNMTICIDPGHGPDDGAVGPSRFKEKDANMQLSLALKEKLEKKGAKVFLTRKNHHGAGLGVRTKLAAFVQADVLLSIHHNALPDGVNPFTSRGSSTYYYHPQSHALAAAIQNRLLKKLKLPNFGLYYDNLSVCRIPQMPAVLIEPAFIMHPEEEMEIRSQKYKQNAADAIVGGLEDFLKQAKRNL, from the coding sequence ATGCTGAAAATAAAATATCTCATTTTTTTTTTAATTCTCCTGCCTTTTCAAGCACGGGCTCAGCTCACTGTTGATGTTGTTTACCCCCGTCAAGAGCAAGTTGTTAATGCGTCAGATTCTACGTTTATTTTTGGCTCAGCTAGTGATCCGACCGCCCGAGTTTTTGTAAATAATCTACCAATACGGATGTATCCTAATGGCGCCTTCATTGGCGTTGTTCCAGTTACGCCCGGAGATTTTTCATTTAGATGCGTTGCTAAAACACAATCGGATTCGGCGGAAGTTGTTATTAACGTTGTCATTCCCACTTATTTAACCACGAGCCCGGATGATACCATTGCAATTGACAGTACTTACTTTTTACCGAGCCAGTATATTGAACTTCGCGCCGGCGACTATTTTGAAGTTGCATTTAAGGGCACGCCCGGCCTGACAGGTTCTTTTACCATCCCGGGTGTAATTGAAAATGCTGAGATGGTGGAAGCGCCGCCCCGGAAAGGACATGATTGGGGAGAATCTGTATTTGGAGTTGGCAAATCTTCGCCGCTCCCGGAAGTTGCCGGAATATACCGTGGCGGTTTTTTTATCAAGCAAGGAATTGAGATTGACACCGCGGAGGTCGCCTTTGAATTGCGCGGAACCAATGGAATCAATGCAACTGCGATTGCTCCCGGAAGATTGACGGTTCGTATTGACACCATCCCGAATATTGCTGTGCTTACAGAAGAATTGACCGTGGCTCGAGCGGGAGCCGGATTGGGTTATCAAATGTTTTTACCCGATGGCGTGAAATTGTGGATTACCGGCAAGAAAGGAGCTTATTATCGTGCTCATTTAAATAGCTTGGAGGATATCTGGGTCCCTGAAGGTAACTTGAGATTTCTGTCTTCAGGAACGCCGATTCCATCCAGCACGATCGAACTTGTTAGGTCGCGGAGCATGGATAGAAAAGTCAAAGTTACATTTCACTTGCGCGAGAGATTACCATTTAAGATTACTCAACTAAACGATCCTTCTGCGTTAGTTGTTTCCATTTACGGTGCGATTTCAAATACGGATTGGATAAGGTACGACTTCGACGATCCGATGATTCGGGAAATGAGCTGGTCACAACCTGCTAATGGTGTTTATGAAGTAAAAATTCTACTCGACCAAAAGCAGCAATGGGGGTACAATCCGTATTATGACGAAACGAACCTGGAAGTTGAAATAAAAAGACCCCCGACAAAATTTTCACTAAAGAACATGACGATCTGCATTGACCCCGGGCATGGTCCGGATGACGGAGCCGTTGGCCCAAGCCGCTTTAAAGAAAAAGACGCCAACATGCAATTATCTTTAGCCTTGAAAGAAAAATTGGAAAAAAAAGGAGCAAAAGTTTTTTTAACTCGAAAAAATCATCATGGGGCAGGTCTCGGGGTTAGAACAAAATTGGCCGCTTTTGTGCAGGCGGATGTTTTGCTCAGCATTCATCACAATGCGCTCCCGGATGGTGTGAACCCTTTTACAAGCAGAGGCAGCAGCACTTATTATTATCATCCCCAAAGCCATGCTTTGGCGGCGGCGATTCAGAATAGGTTGCTGAAGAAATTAAAATTACCAAACTTTGGCCTTTATTACGATAATTTGTCGGTATGTAGAATTCCGCAAATGCCCGCGGTACTAATAGAGCCCGCTTTTATTATGCACCCGGAGGAAGAAATGGAAATTAGATCTCAGAAGTATAAACAAAATGCAGCGGATGCCATAGTAGGTGGTTTGGAAGATTTTTTAAAACAGGCAAAAAGGAATTTATAA
- a CDS encoding LapA family protein has product MWAVKWFLAVILILMVFGFALQNNNVDHKVSVNFVTWEYTAVPLWLVIYASFGFGVLFWLIVSVFQVLQFKSEIRRLNKSQNELQIELDNLRNLPIGEDDTGFNIKEET; this is encoded by the coding sequence ATGTGGGCAGTTAAGTGGTTTTTAGCCGTTATCTTGATTTTGATGGTTTTCGGATTCGCACTCCAAAATAATAATGTCGACCATAAAGTTTCTGTAAACTTTGTGACCTGGGAGTACACTGCTGTACCGTTGTGGTTGGTAATTTATGCCTCTTTCGGGTTCGGTGTCTTATTCTGGTTGATCGTTTCTGTGTTCCAAGTTCTGCAATTTAAAAGTGAAATTCGCCGTCTGAATAAAAGCCAAAACGAATTGCAGATCGAGCTTGATAATCTCAGGAATCTTCCAATTGGAGAGGATGACACCGGTTTTAATATCAAAGAAGAAACATAG
- a CDS encoding protein-L-isoaspartate(D-aspartate) O-methyltransferase, whose protein sequence is MIESQIINRGVKNPVVLKALEKVPRHRFVNESLENSAYDDAPLPIGEGQTISQPFIVAYMTAALELKGNEKILEVGAGSGYQAAVLSEIVEHVYTIEINENLTIDVSRRLKKMGCNNVSLRFGNGYKGWPEHAPFDGIIVTAAPDSIPQSLIEQLKIGGKMVVPIGKTNQDLIVVTKFPDGSVEKESRIPVRFVPMIRETEKEE, encoded by the coding sequence ATGATAGAAAGTCAAATTATCAATCGAGGCGTGAAAAACCCGGTAGTGCTCAAAGCCTTAGAAAAGGTGCCTCGGCACAGGTTTGTGAATGAGAGTTTAGAAAACTCGGCTTATGACGATGCTCCGTTGCCGATTGGAGAGGGGCAAACGATTTCACAGCCATTTATTGTCGCATATATGACCGCCGCTTTAGAACTCAAGGGCAACGAAAAAATTCTGGAGGTCGGCGCAGGGTCAGGCTATCAAGCGGCGGTTTTATCTGAAATTGTTGAACACGTTTATACAATTGAAATCAATGAAAATCTTACCATTGATGTATCAAGACGGTTGAAAAAAATGGGCTGCAATAACGTTTCACTGAGATTTGGGAATGGCTATAAAGGCTGGCCCGAACACGCTCCTTTTGATGGCATCATTGTAACTGCAGCACCGGACTCGATTCCCCAGTCCTTAATTGAACAACTGAAAATCGGCGGCAAAATGGTTGTTCCTATAGGTAAGACTAATCAGGATTTGATTGTGGTTACTAAATTCCCGGACGGATCTGTTGAAAAAGAATCACGCATTCCAGTCCGATTTGTCCCGATGATTCGTGAAACCGAAAAGGAAGAATAG
- a CDS encoding SPOR domain-containing protein yields MTFSFSMKTVLTTTLLFFLFCANYLFAQKPQFDLNRTLKSYKPSEIKQKVAAFVDENKGTPLALYLEALTEANAQQAVDKYIELFTKFPSSLQAEEATFRVGQYYFSRGLYIAARKYFLGLIEKYPQTEYEDDSMYFAAICLMAARKYESVSAELQKFLTKHPRSPFSKLAKEDLKEIKSAAKNKIVKQKPKDSKGRLTLQIGAFSQINNALNFRNDFSKLGVSTEIRKKKRNGVTIYTVTVGSFDTRESAERFGIKFQKKYDKPYRIISKN; encoded by the coding sequence TTGACTTTTTCTTTTTCTATGAAAACCGTACTTACTACTACTCTTTTATTCTTCCTGTTTTGTGCAAACTATCTTTTTGCGCAAAAACCTCAATTCGATTTAAATCGGACCCTGAAGTCTTATAAACCTTCTGAAATCAAACAAAAAGTGGCAGCATTCGTTGATGAAAATAAAGGTACGCCTCTGGCTCTTTATTTGGAAGCGCTTACGGAAGCTAATGCACAGCAGGCAGTTGATAAATATATAGAACTCTTCACAAAATTTCCAAGTTCTCTGCAAGCGGAAGAGGCAACATTTAGAGTAGGTCAGTATTATTTTTCCCGGGGATTATATATTGCCGCCAGAAAATATTTCCTGGGACTGATTGAAAAATATCCTCAAACCGAATATGAAGATGATTCTATGTATTTTGCTGCTATATGCTTGATGGCTGCGAGAAAATATGAATCCGTTAGTGCTGAATTGCAAAAGTTTTTAACTAAACATCCCAGATCGCCGTTTTCGAAATTAGCGAAAGAAGACCTTAAGGAAATTAAATCGGCTGCAAAAAACAAAATTGTTAAACAAAAACCAAAAGATTCAAAAGGTCGACTTACTTTGCAAATAGGCGCATTTTCGCAAATTAATAACGCCTTAAATTTCCGTAACGATTTTTCCAAATTAGGGGTTTCCACAGAGATTCGCAAAAAAAAAAGAAACGGAGTCACCATTTACACGGTGACAGTTGGCTCATTTGATACCCGTGAATCTGCCGAGAGGTTTGGTATTAAATTCCAAAAAAAGTACGACAAGCCATACCGGATTATTAGTAAGAATTAA
- a CDS encoding histone deacetylase: MSKVGFYFHNDYLKHKTGSGHPERPERLQDLTQHLKETDIFAKLTHFSPGTCEVDRIKEVHPGHYIETIKNACKNGSHYLDSDTVVCEDSYEIALLAAGAATNACDSVMKGKVECAFCAVRPPGHHAEPGRAMGFCLFNNVAIAAKYLQNHHSIKKICIIDWDVHHGNGTQNAFYDDPTVFYISIHQHPLYPGTGLAEEKGHGEGEGTTLNFPSPAAFSDKEYLQIFENDITNAVSEFKPEFILVSAGFDAHRNDPLANMNVSEEGFARMTRVILDLSREFCRGRMVSVLEGGYDLDALSGSVEHHLREMLE; this comes from the coding sequence TTGAGCAAAGTAGGTTTTTATTTCCACAATGATTACTTGAAACACAAAACGGGCTCCGGCCATCCTGAACGCCCAGAACGACTGCAAGATCTTACCCAGCATTTAAAAGAAACCGATATTTTCGCAAAGTTGACTCATTTTTCTCCCGGTACCTGTGAAGTTGACCGAATTAAAGAAGTTCATCCTGGACATTATATTGAAACTATAAAAAACGCTTGCAAAAACGGATCACATTATTTAGATTCTGATACGGTCGTTTGTGAAGACTCATATGAGATTGCCCTTTTAGCCGCCGGAGCTGCGACAAATGCATGCGATTCAGTCATGAAGGGAAAGGTGGAATGCGCCTTTTGTGCAGTTCGGCCACCAGGTCATCATGCTGAACCTGGCAGGGCGATGGGATTTTGTTTGTTTAATAATGTGGCCATTGCTGCAAAATATTTACAGAATCATCATTCGATTAAGAAAATCTGCATTATTGATTGGGATGTTCACCACGGTAACGGTACTCAAAATGCATTTTATGATGATCCGACAGTTTTTTACATTAGTATTCATCAGCATCCGTTGTATCCCGGCACGGGATTAGCTGAAGAGAAGGGTCATGGTGAGGGAGAAGGAACCACCTTAAACTTTCCTTCACCTGCCGCCTTTAGCGATAAAGAATACTTGCAGATATTTGAGAATGACATCACCAATGCGGTCAGCGAATTTAAGCCTGAATTTATTTTGGTTTCAGCCGGCTTTGATGCACACCGAAACGATCCTCTTGCAAATATGAATGTCTCTGAAGAAGGCTTTGCACGTATGACCCGAGTCATACTGGATTTGTCCAGGGAGTTTTGCAGGGGAAGAATGGTTTCGGTTTTAGAAGGCGGATATGATTTAGATGCTCTGTCGGGAAGCGTAGAACATCACTTGCGAGAAATGTTAGAATAA